A part of Novipirellula caenicola genomic DNA contains:
- a CDS encoding serine/threonine-protein kinase: MLQRGYEFASGYRLEEFLGRGQFGEVWRASAPGGTQTAVKFIDLSGGQGQKEYDAIKRIKLIRHANLMPITAIWLLDAEGKLIEDTPDQAVATMDVSELVTPDRASFAMPRTREPATLVVAMLLAGKSLLDRMAECLRENGKGIPARELLSYMEDSAKGLDFLNDTRHDLGSGEVAIQHCDVKPANIVILGNSAVICDFGLARILTRTQITATSASGTPAYMAPEAIEGKPSQSSDQYSLAISYYHLRTGTLPMKEGSLFQVLNAHRQGELNFDLVADPEQQVLRRATEIDWSKRYESNIDFVDELRDALRTEGAMPTSSLRPQSNRGLSPSSGDTQNDRMAQTQPVPTPLAETMAGTSVIATGFADAESASSEGLQSTRALPKQTTDDSVPTAASTTTSTGPLKRVSIIGGAAIAILGLILVIVLRPTPPPVANGSDKLGQDNATPENTQPNNLDTATENASPQELLDLATTTFPTDPGKAAELFRQATQKRPSLATPEPIIHPSHRSGVEALLLASPTQQLVSWGYDANLKVWPLSSTSWSETAVQPILLPGLDVTLAYREAMTLSADEQWVVAGSGTDAKVWSLESLRRNPNEPAQSLLAEISALDDEVMAVACHPTDTTAIALALDDAVVVYQIETVASDKPRQPRKLTQFDSAGSISHLAFHPSGDWLITITVEGRVVAYAWDELRTGAQQNRAPTAIPINPEGTPVRTICFPKQDSATDSAASIATGDETGTVTLWTIADEPKLVSRKQPHTGPVMAMTTSAGTAGDAAVLVSSGDDGTLNLWALSRGTSGNASGYDQTVSLGTQSIPCVDVTDDGRWVAAGTYGGTVWLLDRTAKDNTAAVLQSGADRIESLCIDSANGWLIVGCDDGSLRVWDLVRCQLIAMTQLRPSKVIQPKSDPSVI; encoded by the coding sequence ATGTTACAGCGAGGTTACGAATTTGCGTCTGGCTATCGATTAGAAGAATTTCTAGGTCGAGGCCAATTTGGTGAGGTGTGGCGGGCCTCTGCGCCCGGCGGCACCCAAACCGCAGTCAAATTCATCGACCTCAGTGGTGGACAAGGGCAAAAGGAATACGATGCGATCAAGCGAATCAAGCTGATCCGCCATGCCAACCTGATGCCGATCACAGCCATCTGGTTGCTCGACGCCGAAGGCAAGTTAATCGAGGACACGCCGGATCAAGCCGTTGCAACGATGGATGTCAGCGAATTGGTCACGCCGGATCGGGCCAGCTTTGCGATGCCGCGAACGCGAGAACCAGCGACGCTGGTGGTGGCAATGCTATTGGCCGGCAAAAGTCTGCTGGACCGGATGGCCGAGTGTCTGCGTGAAAACGGCAAAGGGATTCCTGCTCGCGAACTGCTTTCGTACATGGAAGACTCGGCCAAAGGACTCGACTTTCTGAACGACACGCGGCACGATCTCGGATCGGGCGAAGTCGCAATCCAGCACTGTGATGTCAAGCCGGCGAACATCGTCATCCTCGGCAACAGTGCCGTGATCTGTGACTTTGGTTTGGCGCGGATTTTAACGCGGACTCAAATTACCGCGACCAGCGCCTCAGGCACGCCGGCCTACATGGCTCCCGAAGCGATTGAGGGGAAACCAAGTCAATCGAGTGACCAATACTCGTTGGCGATCAGCTACTACCATCTGCGAACCGGCACGCTGCCAATGAAGGAAGGTTCGCTGTTCCAAGTCCTCAATGCGCATCGCCAAGGCGAGCTGAACTTTGACCTTGTCGCGGATCCCGAACAACAAGTGCTGCGGCGGGCCACCGAGATCGATTGGAGCAAACGCTACGAATCCAACATTGACTTTGTGGATGAATTGCGTGACGCGCTGCGGACCGAAGGAGCGATGCCAACGTCCTCGCTGCGCCCACAATCCAATCGGGGGCTCAGCCCGTCCAGCGGCGACACCCAAAATGACCGTATGGCGCAGACGCAGCCGGTTCCAACGCCGCTTGCTGAAACAATGGCGGGAACATCGGTCATTGCGACCGGGTTTGCTGACGCGGAATCCGCAAGCTCCGAAGGTCTGCAGAGTACGCGAGCGTTGCCGAAGCAAACCACCGATGACAGCGTGCCCACGGCGGCATCGACCACAACGTCCACCGGCCCACTGAAGCGAGTTTCGATCATTGGCGGTGCCGCAATCGCCATCCTTGGTTTAATCCTGGTCATTGTTTTGCGTCCCACTCCGCCACCGGTGGCAAACGGATCGGACAAACTAGGGCAAGACAACGCCACACCAGAAAACACCCAGCCGAACAACCTCGACACCGCGACCGAAAACGCGAGTCCTCAAGAACTACTGGACTTGGCCACCACCACGTTCCCAACCGATCCAGGCAAAGCAGCAGAGCTGTTTCGCCAAGCCACACAGAAACGTCCAAGCCTTGCGACTCCCGAACCAATCATCCACCCGTCGCATCGATCGGGTGTCGAAGCTCTGCTGTTGGCCTCGCCCACGCAGCAACTCGTTAGCTGGGGCTACGACGCCAACCTAAAGGTTTGGCCGCTATCGTCGACATCGTGGAGCGAAACGGCGGTTCAACCGATCTTGCTTCCTGGATTGGATGTCACGCTTGCGTATCGCGAAGCAATGACCTTGTCGGCGGATGAGCAATGGGTTGTCGCCGGATCAGGAACGGACGCCAAAGTCTGGTCGCTCGAATCACTCCGTCGCAATCCAAACGAACCCGCTCAATCACTTCTCGCCGAGATCAGTGCACTTGACGACGAAGTCATGGCGGTCGCATGCCACCCCACCGACACCACTGCCATCGCACTGGCGCTCGACGACGCCGTGGTCGTGTACCAAATCGAAACGGTTGCGTCGGACAAACCTCGCCAACCACGCAAGTTGACTCAGTTTGATTCCGCTGGTTCGATTAGCCACTTGGCGTTTCACCCGTCCGGTGATTGGTTGATCACGATCACCGTCGAAGGCCGAGTGGTCGCTTATGCCTGGGACGAACTGCGGACGGGCGCCCAGCAGAACCGAGCCCCTACCGCGATTCCCATCAATCCTGAGGGAACTCCTGTTCGCACGATCTGCTTTCCAAAGCAGGACTCAGCCACCGACTCCGCTGCAAGCATCGCCACCGGGGACGAAACAGGAACAGTGACGTTATGGACTATCGCCGATGAACCCAAATTGGTTTCACGGAAACAACCCCATACCGGCCCCGTCATGGCGATGACGACCTCGGCGGGAACCGCTGGTGATGCAGCAGTCTTGGTCAGCAGCGGTGATGATGGCACATTAAATCTATGGGCACTGAGCCGGGGGACCAGCGGAAACGCAAGCGGTTACGACCAAACGGTTTCGCTCGGCACCCAATCAATTCCATGCGTGGATGTGACCGACGACGGCCGCTGGGTCGCCGCAGGCACATATGGCGGCACCGTGTGGTTACTGGACCGCACCGCAAAAGACAACACGGCGGCGGTTCTGCAGTCGGGAGCCGACAGAATTGAAAGTCTATGCATCGATTCGGCAAACGGTTGGCTGATTGTCGGATGTGATGACGGCAGTTTGCGAGTCTGGGATCTGGTGCGTTGCCAATTGATCGCGATGACGCAGTTGCGGCCCAGCAAAGTGATCCAACCGAAATCCGACCCTTCGGTGATCTAA
- the gdhA gene encoding NADP-specific glutamate dehydrogenase, which yields MLKFVREEVESFMHGLVKRNPGEEEFHQAVREVTESLMPFILQHPRYKQAQLLERLTEPDRIIIFRVTWEDDDGNFRANRAWRVQFNNSIGPYKGGLRFHPSVTQSVLKFLGFEQIFKNSLTGLPMGGAKGGSNFNPKGKSDHEVMRFCHSMMIELHRHIGEDTDIPAGDIGVGGREISYLFGQYKRLSNTFVGTLTGKGLSFGGSLVRTEATGYGCVYFCENMLNRLGDSIKGKSVCISGSGNVAIYAAEMAGKLGGKVLTLSDSSGFVHDPDGIDEEKLSFVKELKEKQRGRISEYAEKYRKATFYADRRPWDVPCEVALPCATQNEIDQQDAETLLKNGCIAVAEGANMPSTLEAMKAFREANILFGPAKAANAGGVAVSGLEQSQNSLRLQWTHDEVNTKLKSIMKEIHEKCVHYGMKGDHVDYVDGANLAGFVKIAESMLAYGAV from the coding sequence ATGCTCAAGTTCGTACGCGAAGAAGTGGAATCGTTCATGCACGGCCTCGTCAAACGAAACCCGGGTGAAGAGGAATTTCACCAAGCGGTTCGCGAGGTCACCGAATCGCTGATGCCGTTCATCCTGCAGCATCCGCGTTACAAGCAAGCTCAATTGCTCGAGCGTTTGACCGAACCCGATCGCATCATCATCTTCCGTGTGACCTGGGAAGACGATGACGGCAATTTTCGTGCGAACCGAGCCTGGCGAGTTCAGTTCAACAACTCGATCGGACCCTACAAAGGCGGCTTGCGATTCCATCCTTCGGTGACTCAAAGTGTTCTGAAATTCCTTGGCTTTGAACAAATTTTCAAGAATAGCTTGACGGGATTGCCGATGGGCGGTGCCAAAGGCGGGTCCAATTTCAATCCCAAAGGCAAGAGCGATCATGAAGTGATGCGGTTCTGTCATTCGATGATGATTGAACTGCATCGACACATCGGCGAAGACACGGACATTCCCGCAGGTGACATCGGGGTCGGCGGACGCGAGATCAGCTATCTGTTTGGTCAATACAAACGATTATCCAATACGTTTGTCGGAACGCTGACGGGCAAAGGGCTGTCGTTTGGCGGCAGCTTGGTGCGAACCGAAGCGACGGGCTACGGTTGCGTGTACTTTTGCGAAAACATGCTCAACCGCCTTGGCGATTCGATCAAAGGGAAATCGGTCTGCATCTCCGGCAGCGGCAACGTGGCGATCTACGCAGCGGAGATGGCTGGAAAACTGGGCGGCAAAGTCTTGACGCTTTCGGATTCCAGTGGCTTCGTGCATGACCCCGACGGGATCGACGAAGAAAAATTGTCGTTTGTCAAAGAATTAAAAGAAAAGCAGCGTGGACGCATCTCGGAATACGCCGAGAAGTATCGTAAAGCCACGTTTTATGCCGACCGCCGGCCCTGGGACGTTCCTTGTGAAGTCGCATTGCCCTGTGCGACGCAGAATGAAATCGACCAACAAGACGCAGAAACCCTGCTAAAAAACGGCTGCATCGCGGTCGCCGAAGGGGCCAACATGCCGAGTACCCTCGAAGCGATGAAGGCGTTTCGCGAAGCCAATATCCTGTTCGGACCTGCCAAGGCCGCCAACGCGGGTGGCGTGGCCGTATCGGGACTCGAACAAAGTCAAAACTCGCTGCGTTTGCAATGGACGCACGACGAGGTCAACACCAAGCTAAAAAGCATCATGAAGGAAATCCATGAAAAATGCGTCCATTACGGGATGAAGGGCGACCATGTTGATTACGTCGATGGTGCGAATTTGGCAGGGTTTGTTAAAATCGCCGAATCGATGCTGGCGTACGGAGCCGTTTAA
- a CDS encoding multiheme c-type cytochrome, with protein MKCFLSVLIGLELICFADIAVAKADEPTSFVGISSCATSTCHGGVIGRGPVWNHSLSTWLANDPHANAGRLLYDRDSQAIVSRLDRSASGSREAYDAVLRERCISCHTTATAAQTAASGKLSAEFLASGVTCESCHGAAESWLVSHTHVDWDPAANESMREMDSIIGRGETCVRCHIGSRTEDGLVRDMNHDLIAAGHPALRFDLPIYLANLPTHWDDRHDRELNASSVRLRAVGRAINLAAAAKLASERASDHLQDPTVPWPEFADYDCFACHQSLSIRNFQVPLSNRKKSPLHVSDGLPVWNAWHSVNQLELRENTALLEKLSPHRSDPKQIAASGQTLAVKYRKIAQQLASETVDPREKLSSMQQRLQDQPPPVDWHQAAIEYLELDALLRDFNAMHSGSLQEPESLQELEQSLRFQPEPSAGSGGVMQSPADFDPAKFRRMILRILQSQLTSTLGQANPE; from the coding sequence ATGAAATGCTTTTTGAGCGTTCTGATCGGGCTCGAGCTGATTTGTTTTGCGGACATCGCTGTTGCGAAGGCGGATGAACCGACATCGTTTGTGGGGATTTCATCGTGTGCGACGTCGACGTGTCACGGTGGTGTGATCGGCCGTGGTCCGGTATGGAACCATTCGCTTTCAACGTGGCTTGCCAATGACCCGCACGCCAACGCTGGTCGGTTGCTGTACGACCGTGATTCTCAAGCGATCGTTAGCCGATTGGATCGGTCGGCATCCGGTTCACGCGAAGCCTACGATGCGGTGCTGCGGGAACGTTGTATCAGTTGCCATACGACCGCAACCGCAGCGCAAACGGCGGCAAGTGGAAAGTTGTCTGCCGAATTTCTGGCCTCCGGCGTCACTTGTGAATCGTGCCACGGTGCGGCCGAATCTTGGCTTGTCTCGCATACGCACGTCGATTGGGACCCCGCAGCGAACGAATCGATGCGTGAAATGGATTCGATCATCGGCCGCGGCGAAACGTGTGTCCGCTGCCACATCGGTTCACGAACCGAGGACGGGTTGGTTCGAGACATGAATCACGATTTGATTGCGGCAGGGCATCCGGCACTGCGATTTGATTTGCCGATCTATTTGGCAAACCTGCCCACGCATTGGGATGATCGCCACGATCGTGAACTGAATGCTTCCTCCGTTCGACTACGTGCGGTGGGGCGTGCGATCAATCTTGCTGCCGCAGCAAAATTGGCTTCCGAACGGGCCAGCGACCATTTGCAAGACCCAACCGTGCCTTGGCCCGAATTCGCGGATTATGACTGCTTTGCTTGTCATCAGAGTTTGTCGATTCGCAACTTTCAAGTTCCGTTGTCAAACCGAAAAAAGTCGCCGCTACACGTGAGTGACGGTTTGCCGGTGTGGAATGCATGGCACAGCGTGAATCAGTTAGAACTTCGCGAGAACACGGCCCTGCTGGAAAAGCTTTCGCCTCATCGCAGCGATCCGAAACAGATTGCCGCCAGCGGTCAGACGTTGGCGGTCAAGTATCGAAAAATTGCTCAGCAACTTGCCAGCGAAACAGTCGATCCACGAGAAAAGTTGAGCTCGATGCAGCAGCGACTTCAGGATCAACCGCCGCCGGTGGATTGGCACCAAGCGGCGATCGAGTACTTGGAACTTGACGCGCTGCTGCGTGATTTCAATGCGATGCATTCTGGTTCGTTGCAAGAGCCTGAATCGTTACAAGAACTCGAGCAGTCGCTGCGATTTCAACCTGAACCGAGTGCGGGCTCAGGCGGAGTGATGCAATCCCCAGCCGATTTTGACCCTGCAAAGTTTCGCCGAATGATTCTACGGATCTTGCAGTCGCAATTGACGTCGACTCTAGGCCAAGCGAACCCCGAGTAA
- a CDS encoding multiheme c-type cytochrome, which produces MASTSFFARQIPSGILFVLFIVTGPIGWTQTTPDTLTREEKLSDPVYMSWVASEPVGRCVSCHVMGPTDAEIDSGRSGDLTSFSRRSEMMHWLQKDKHTIARRRIEPFAAEQSEDELLKLYERLDSQIERAIEGYKRRGETIDRSQVGLESIPEEWIGQSNLLSRRICDKLWGSGSVTTEAGYAKFRDHCLTCHGGYHDGASGFDLADLDNAQLGIDCLYCHQQGENDQWVTPHQVPEKWRLQPPQAKSAAGMRNLVDTSNQAQLCMDCHVGNRSKNMFVSHEMYAAGHPPIPSIELQQFCAEMPQHWQTPTQLYQSLADYPQRNDYFNINYPGLLDSADASDVFWNTRKMLIGALVARQQMLDLYIQSEAAQDWADYSLYDCAACHHELRSNSLRQQRGYVGAPGRPRQYEWPDALLTIAYLFSGKETLTQSRAMESELEQLFSEQPFGDPHRIAAAATQLSDHITTAIDTIEQKPLDARIALAVLRGLATTPKSKLVTYDAARQVIWAMQTIASELEIQGKPLAAELHDRIRQLGDPEVTGVSSNLPSGRKQFIYPDRLEADLHQRAQYDPSRLAAQLQRLRTDLAQAAN; this is translated from the coding sequence ATGGCATCCACTTCCTTCTTCGCGAGACAGATTCCCAGCGGGATCTTGTTCGTCCTGTTCATCGTTACCGGTCCCATCGGTTGGACGCAGACCACGCCGGACACCCTGACTCGCGAAGAAAAGCTGAGCGACCCGGTCTACATGTCCTGGGTTGCATCGGAACCGGTCGGACGTTGCGTCAGTTGTCACGTGATGGGACCAACCGACGCGGAAATCGATAGCGGGCGTTCCGGCGACCTCACCTCGTTCAGCCGCCGTAGCGAGATGATGCATTGGTTGCAAAAGGACAAACACACCATCGCTCGCCGACGAATCGAACCCTTCGCCGCCGAACAGAGCGAAGATGAACTCTTAAAGCTGTACGAACGACTTGATTCCCAGATCGAAAGAGCGATCGAAGGTTACAAACGACGTGGCGAAACGATTGATCGCAGCCAAGTCGGACTCGAAAGCATTCCCGAAGAATGGATCGGGCAAAGCAATCTGCTGAGCCGCCGGATCTGTGACAAATTGTGGGGCTCCGGCTCGGTCACGACCGAAGCGGGTTACGCCAAGTTTCGCGATCACTGTTTGACCTGCCATGGCGGCTATCACGACGGAGCGAGCGGGTTTGATTTAGCCGATCTCGACAACGCGCAACTGGGCATCGATTGTTTGTACTGCCATCAACAAGGCGAAAACGATCAATGGGTCACGCCGCATCAAGTGCCCGAAAAATGGCGATTGCAACCGCCTCAGGCAAAATCGGCCGCGGGAATGCGGAACTTGGTCGACACATCCAACCAAGCCCAATTGTGCATGGATTGCCACGTCGGCAACCGCTCAAAAAACATGTTCGTCTCGCACGAAATGTACGCCGCCGGACATCCACCGATTCCCTCGATCGAGCTTCAGCAATTTTGTGCCGAGATGCCGCAACACTGGCAAACTCCGACGCAGCTGTACCAATCTCTGGCGGATTACCCCCAGCGAAACGACTATTTCAACATCAACTATCCTGGGCTGCTCGATTCGGCCGACGCCAGCGACGTGTTTTGGAACACGCGAAAAATGTTGATCGGAGCCTTGGTTGCTCGGCAACAAATGCTCGACCTGTATATCCAATCCGAAGCGGCCCAGGATTGGGCGGATTACTCGCTGTATGATTGCGCGGCATGCCATCATGAATTGCGATCCAACAGCCTTCGTCAACAACGAGGCTACGTCGGCGCCCCCGGACGCCCGCGACAATATGAATGGCCCGATGCTCTACTGACGATTGCGTATCTGTTTTCCGGCAAGGAAACACTCACGCAATCACGTGCGATGGAAAGCGAGCTCGAGCAGCTGTTTAGCGAGCAACCGTTTGGTGATCCCCACCGCATTGCCGCAGCCGCCACGCAGCTGAGTGATCACATTACGACGGCCATCGACACGATCGAACAAAAACCGCTGGATGCTCGAATTGCCTTGGCGGTGCTGCGTGGCTTGGCGACCACACCAAAATCGAAATTGGTGACGTACGACGCAGCCCGACAAGTCATCTGGGCAATGCAGACAATCGCATCCGAGCTAGAAATCCAAGGTAAACCGCTCGCTGCGGAATTGCATGACCGGATACGCCAACTAGGGGATCCGGAAGTGACCGGAGTCTCGTCGAACCTGCCTTCGGGTCGCAAACAATTCATTTATCCCGATCGCCTAGAGGCGGATCTGCATCAACGTGCGCAGTACGATCCGTCACGCCTGGCCGCTCAACTGCAACGTCTGCGAACCGACCTCGCTCAAGCCGCCAACTAA
- a CDS encoding GNAT family N-acetyltransferase codes for MKLVIRKAEREDAIAVWDIRNAAILAQCTGHYPEEQLLAWTAGEMTDAFAEIVARRWYVATVDGSVVGTGMLDCSTGRVDAIFVRPDQMGCGVGRAILAHLECLATKLGLRQLTLDSTLNAAPFYRQCGFVGDQRSVYESPRGISLACIPMVKQLVAPIIAGEQTGAVETSASSNLKPKLTPRSP; via the coding sequence ATGAAACTAGTCATTCGCAAAGCCGAGCGTGAAGACGCAATCGCCGTGTGGGACATTCGCAATGCTGCGATTCTTGCCCAATGCACGGGGCACTACCCCGAAGAGCAGTTGTTGGCGTGGACGGCTGGCGAGATGACGGACGCCTTTGCCGAAATCGTTGCCAGGCGTTGGTACGTTGCGACTGTCGACGGATCCGTAGTCGGCACAGGAATGCTTGACTGCTCGACGGGGCGAGTCGATGCTATCTTCGTGCGGCCTGACCAGATGGGGTGCGGGGTCGGCCGCGCCATCTTGGCACACCTGGAATGTCTCGCGACAAAACTAGGATTAAGGCAATTGACCCTCGATTCGACGCTCAACGCTGCTCCCTTTTACAGGCAATGTGGTTTTGTCGGCGATCAACGCAGCGTGTATGAATCCCCACGCGGCATCTCCCTGGCTTGCATTCCGATGGTCAAGCAGCTTGTAGCGCCGATCATCGCTGGCGAACAAACGGGTGCGGTTGAGACCTCGGCGTCATCCAACTTGAAACCAAAGTTAACTCCTCGGTCCCCGTGA
- a CDS encoding multiheme c-type cytochrome yields the protein MVFVSTLASAQEPIPTPAKALRSTMTIKPLPSVTSSAPTSALPLVTSRVHQGTTLHETAPHGNVAFGTASPGMLFSPGTLDRLHHPLLRQDLIVNGAASCATSNCHAGPRPGVTQATVRRGAEYQLWLENDPHAQSWKTICSDESVAMMRRLKIMDGDQIVDQAGFDNCMACHNSTRRYNEPRHAHTPHANVSDVNSFQREGVGCSACHGPSQRWIGTHFQHAWSPQFASDEGFVDTSDLYVRARMCASCHVGDKDRDMNHDIIAAGHPALRYELATFHAWQPKHWRDAEANDRTYYEAQLWLAGQIAATDASLALLETRAAKSHTISQWPEFASYDCASCHHNLGLQNARTPITDDRKAVALYSSWNDAGLRWLIHYRIDTGVATTDDFELLESLDRVKLQMESQPKADPGFVAELALQARRSLARWFDGPAGQSERAQFRSDRLGNLVAAAAGKRQTWHTWESAAQFYLAAVAARESWPGGWHGPVSNLAHPLRVGLRYPEMIDVSRYSKRNESGPTLNRSEATKLGIELAGWLGPVYPSQASDEILDDEAETQSLQNELDEMIQRINQRWKRLNEQRIEQAKPAESADKKSEDGKPDQPAKPERKPKTRQELLEELRQMQEARESDESDN from the coding sequence ATGGTCTTCGTGTCGACGCTCGCCAGCGCCCAAGAACCGATCCCCACGCCCGCGAAGGCATTGCGGTCCACGATGACCATCAAGCCGCTCCCTTCCGTGACGTCCAGCGCACCGACATCCGCTCTTCCGCTGGTAACAAGCCGGGTTCATCAAGGAACGACGCTGCATGAAACGGCACCCCATGGGAATGTAGCGTTCGGGACCGCATCGCCGGGAATGCTGTTTTCACCCGGGACCCTTGATCGGCTGCATCATCCGCTTCTTCGCCAAGATTTAATCGTCAACGGCGCTGCTTCGTGTGCGACGTCCAATTGCCATGCGGGACCGAGACCGGGGGTCACCCAAGCAACGGTACGTCGTGGAGCTGAATACCAACTGTGGCTCGAGAACGATCCGCACGCACAGAGCTGGAAAACAATCTGCAGCGATGAAAGTGTGGCGATGATGCGGCGGCTAAAGATCATGGACGGCGACCAAATCGTCGATCAAGCCGGTTTTGACAACTGCATGGCGTGCCACAATTCGACGCGACGCTACAACGAACCACGTCACGCCCACACTCCTCATGCAAACGTAAGCGACGTCAATTCGTTCCAGCGCGAAGGGGTGGGATGTTCGGCGTGTCACGGTCCGAGCCAACGCTGGATCGGCACCCATTTCCAACATGCATGGTCGCCTCAATTCGCCAGCGACGAAGGATTTGTGGACACTAGTGACCTGTACGTGCGTGCGCGAATGTGTGCGTCGTGCCACGTCGGTGACAAAGACCGCGACATGAATCACGACATCATCGCCGCAGGTCACCCGGCGCTACGTTATGAATTGGCGACCTTTCACGCCTGGCAACCCAAACATTGGCGAGACGCCGAAGCAAACGACCGCACCTATTACGAGGCGCAGCTATGGTTAGCCGGGCAAATCGCGGCGACCGATGCCTCACTCGCGTTGCTGGAAACACGAGCCGCCAAGTCACACACGATCAGCCAATGGCCCGAGTTTGCGTCCTACGATTGCGCGTCGTGCCATCACAATCTTGGTCTTCAAAACGCACGAACCCCGATCACCGATGATCGCAAAGCGGTGGCGTTGTATTCGTCGTGGAACGACGCAGGTCTTCGCTGGCTGATCCATTACCGCATCGATACCGGGGTGGCGACGACCGACGATTTCGAGTTACTCGAATCGCTCGACCGAGTCAAACTGCAAATGGAATCGCAACCAAAGGCCGACCCGGGATTCGTTGCCGAGTTGGCGCTGCAAGCTCGGCGATCGCTTGCCCGATGGTTTGACGGGCCTGCCGGCCAATCCGAGCGAGCTCAGTTCCGCAGTGATCGCTTGGGGAACCTCGTCGCCGCAGCAGCCGGAAAACGTCAAACGTGGCACACCTGGGAATCGGCGGCACAGTTCTACTTGGCCGCCGTTGCCGCACGCGAAAGTTGGCCTGGGGGTTGGCATGGCCCGGTTTCCAATCTCGCTCACCCGCTGCGAGTCGGTTTACGCTATCCTGAGATGATCGACGTCAGCCGTTATTCCAAACGCAATGAAAGCGGTCCGACGCTGAATCGATCCGAAGCGACGAAGTTAGGTATCGAATTGGCCGGATGGCTGGGGCCGGTTTATCCATCCCAAGCGAGCGACGAAATCCTGGATGACGAAGCGGAAACCCAATCGCTGCAGAACGAACTAGACGAGATGATCCAACGGATCAACCAACGCTGGAAACGTTTGAACGAACAACGAATCGAGCAAGCCAAACCAGCCGAGTCCGCGGATAAAAAGAGCGAGGATGGCAAACCTGACCAACCGGCCAAACCAGAGCGAAAACCAAAAACACGTCAAGAGCTACTCGAAGAACTGCGTCAGATGCAAGAAGCCCGCGAGTCCGATGAATCAGACAATTGA
- a CDS encoding DUF1963 domain-containing protein: MNASENQLRSHTVAAYALGKPHTQTETGMPLDTFGFRLSVVLRGSYDDFLVDITRGRSRRLVARFGVPKADQARWVASDPAISESEYVPRRGLAFIDVELNGETNDLCRTLIDQCYDRMMSQLSDHQRLVLELTQSQLSEDEILDRLIESYGLSDLSTSILAGVVPATLLVPLPSSSQLPPLGASFVGGVPDLDPADDWPVTSEGRPLGFLGQFNLEDFGDSLPDSFPRKGVLSIFSVWAHHDPKDEEEEWNEPFYGRSNAPTKIQVTPLEQLSRRSAPQDVRPYPCVEVRAVRVPDLGAVERSQPFDNLDWDDPQVSALQSLQDDFDAIVMHRYYGDFNSMHGHHRLGGAGRYQQEFPEELRETDLKVIATFGTDNLTQMQWGDGGDLTLLADMDEIRSGGTTDVWTENQGG, translated from the coding sequence ATGAATGCATCGGAAAACCAACTTCGTAGCCACACTGTCGCCGCATATGCGCTGGGAAAACCCCATACACAGACAGAAACGGGAATGCCGCTGGATACGTTCGGGTTTCGGCTCTCTGTCGTATTGCGAGGCAGCTACGACGATTTCTTGGTTGATATTACCCGTGGCCGCTCGCGACGGTTGGTCGCTCGATTCGGGGTTCCCAAAGCGGATCAAGCACGGTGGGTCGCAAGCGATCCAGCAATTAGTGAATCCGAGTACGTGCCCCGCCGCGGTTTGGCCTTTATCGATGTTGAATTGAACGGTGAAACCAATGATTTGTGCAGGACCTTGATCGATCAATGTTACGATCGAATGATGTCGCAGCTGTCTGACCACCAACGACTGGTGCTTGAACTAACGCAGTCGCAACTATCGGAGGATGAGATTCTCGACCGACTGATCGAATCCTACGGCTTGAGCGATCTATCGACTTCAATTCTGGCTGGGGTTGTCCCTGCTACGCTGCTGGTGCCATTGCCATCGTCATCCCAGCTCCCGCCACTGGGAGCCAGTTTCGTTGGCGGTGTGCCGGACTTGGATCCTGCAGACGACTGGCCTGTCACCTCTGAAGGTCGGCCGTTGGGTTTTCTGGGGCAATTCAATTTGGAAGACTTTGGCGACTCGTTGCCCGATTCGTTTCCTCGCAAGGGGGTGCTGTCCATCTTTTCGGTATGGGCTCACCATGACCCGAAGGATGAAGAGGAGGAATGGAACGAGCCTTTCTACGGAAGATCCAACGCGCCAACCAAGATACAGGTCACTCCGCTGGAGCAGTTGAGTCGTCGATCGGCACCGCAGGATGTCAGGCCGTATCCGTGCGTGGAAGTCCGGGCGGTGAGGGTTCCTGACCTAGGGGCCGTGGAGCGAAGCCAGCCCTTTGATAATCTCGATTGGGATGATCCTCAAGTGTCAGCGTTGCAAAGTTTGCAAGATGACTTCGACGCCATTGTGATGCATCGTTACTACGGCGACTTCAATTCGATGCACGGACACCATCGTCTCGGCGGCGCTGGTCGTTATCAGCAAGAGTTCCCCGAAGAGCTTAGGGAGACAGATCTCAAGGTGATCGCGACTTTCGGCACCGATAATTTGACGCAAATGCAATGGGGTGACGGTGGGGACTTGACGCTGCTGGCGGACATGGACGAAATTCGCAGCGGAGGGACCACCGATGTATGGACCGAAAACCAAGGCGGTTGA